Proteins co-encoded in one Geothermobacter ehrlichii genomic window:
- a CDS encoding sensor histidine kinase: MNQGDQDKTRKSELRKRRREWLLVLVVVALVIVFSRFETELFQFTSSIPLSNTVLVLALININILLIILFLFLVFRNLFKLIIERRRNVPGAHLRSKLVLSFVAFSLIPTMVLFMVSAGFISTTIENWFNTQIETSLQESLEVAQTYYRNSASNALYYADQLAATIKEQKLLNESNLPRLEALIIQKQKEYNLGVVEVFSATYEELVRASNPHIPAAEFTNPDSEAIREALQGKRITRITPIGKADLIRGIVPIYSNFNPEDIVGAVVVNYYVPYSLVSKMKEISTSYEQYKGTKFLKSKIQQGYVIVLLLIALVILFLATWFGFYLARGITGPLQDLAEATERVAAGDLELQLTARTDDEVGSLVQSFNKMTQDLKQHQQALRRTNLELSQSNLELEQRRRYMEIVLSNVTAGVISINKNGAITTINKSATRLLRINPHNIIGRNFREVVGPTYLPIIKDFLRELVHSGKDSIRKQLSLQIQDQRLTLLVNMTTLRDENGEFMGTVVVFDDLTQLIKAQRMAAWREVARRIAHEIKNPLTPVQLSAQRLRRRYLDRFGEDDTVFDECTRMIIKQVDELKTLVNEFSNFARMPASNPTPNDLNEIISETLVLYQEGHKEIDFNFRPDPSLPIFNLDREQIKRVLINLLDNAIDAMNGKGRIDISSHYSPDLKMATMEVADSGSGIREADKARLFEPYFSTKKSGTGLGLAIVATIISDHNGYIRVKDNTPRGTRFVVELPVSEKQPAA; encoded by the coding sequence ATGAACCAGGGCGACCAGGACAAGACCAGAAAAAGCGAGCTGCGCAAACGACGCCGCGAGTGGCTGCTCGTACTGGTGGTCGTGGCGCTGGTCATCGTCTTTTCCCGCTTCGAGACCGAACTTTTCCAGTTCACCTCAAGCATTCCGCTGTCGAACACGGTTCTCGTCCTGGCCCTGATCAACATCAACATCCTGTTGATCATCCTCTTTCTCTTCCTGGTCTTCCGCAACCTGTTCAAGCTGATCATCGAACGGCGCCGGAACGTTCCCGGCGCCCATCTGCGCAGCAAGCTGGTCCTCTCCTTCGTCGCCTTCTCCCTGATCCCGACCATGGTCCTGTTCATGGTCTCGGCCGGCTTCATCAGCACCACCATCGAAAACTGGTTCAATACCCAGATCGAAACCTCACTACAGGAATCCCTCGAAGTCGCCCAGACCTACTATCGCAACTCGGCCTCCAACGCCCTCTACTATGCCGATCAGCTGGCGGCCACCATCAAGGAGCAGAAACTGCTCAACGAAAGCAACCTGCCCCGGCTTGAGGCGCTGATCATCCAGAAACAGAAGGAGTACAACCTGGGCGTGGTCGAGGTCTTTTCCGCCACCTACGAGGAGTTGGTGCGCGCTTCCAACCCGCACATCCCGGCGGCGGAATTCACCAATCCCGATTCCGAGGCGATACGCGAAGCCCTGCAGGGCAAGCGCATCACCCGCATCACCCCCATCGGCAAGGCCGACCTGATTCGCGGCATCGTCCCCATCTACTCCAACTTCAACCCCGAGGACATCGTCGGCGCAGTGGTGGTCAACTACTACGTGCCCTACTCCCTGGTCAGCAAGATGAAGGAGATCTCCACCTCCTACGAGCAGTACAAGGGGACGAAGTTTCTCAAGTCGAAAATCCAGCAGGGCTATGTCATCGTCCTGCTGCTGATCGCCCTGGTGATCCTCTTTCTCGCTACCTGGTTCGGCTTCTACCTGGCCCGCGGCATCACCGGACCACTGCAGGACCTGGCCGAGGCGACCGAAAGGGTGGCCGCCGGCGACCTCGAACTGCAGCTGACCGCCAGGACCGATGACGAAGTCGGCTCCCTGGTGCAGTCCTTCAACAAGATGACCCAGGATCTGAAGCAGCATCAGCAGGCCCTGCGGCGCACCAACCTCGAACTGAGCCAGTCCAACCTCGAACTGGAACAGCGCCGCCGCTACATGGAGATCGTGCTGTCGAACGTGACCGCCGGGGTCATCTCGATCAACAAGAACGGCGCCATCACCACCATCAACAAGTCGGCTACCCGGCTTCTGCGCATCAATCCGCACAACATCATCGGCCGCAACTTTCGCGAGGTCGTCGGCCCGACCTACCTGCCGATCATCAAGGACTTTCTGCGCGAGCTGGTCCATTCGGGCAAGGATTCGATCCGCAAGCAGCTGTCGCTGCAGATCCAGGACCAGCGCCTGACCCTGCTGGTCAACATGACCACCCTGCGCGACGAAAACGGCGAGTTCATGGGCACCGTGGTGGTCTTCGACGACCTGACCCAGCTGATCAAGGCCCAGCGGATGGCGGCCTGGCGCGAAGTTGCGCGCCGCATCGCCCACGAGATCAAGAATCCGCTCACCCCGGTCCAGCTTTCGGCCCAGCGCCTGCGCCGGCGCTACCTCGACCGTTTCGGCGAGGACGACACGGTCTTCGACGAGTGCACCCGCATGATCATCAAGCAGGTCGATGAGCTGAAGACCCTGGTCAACGAGTTCTCCAACTTCGCCCGCATGCCGGCAAGCAACCCGACGCCCAACGACCTGAACGAAATCATCAGCGAAACCCTGGTCCTCTACCAGGAAGGGCACAAGGAGATCGACTTCAACTTCAGGCCGGACCCGTCGCTGCCGATCTTCAACCTCGACCGCGAACAGATCAAGCGGGTGCTGATCAACCTGCTCGACAACGCCATCGACGCCATGAACGGCAAGGGGCGGATCGACATCAGCAGCCACTACAGTCCCGACCTGAAGATGGCGACGATGGAAGTTGCCGACTCCGGCAGCGGCATCCGGGAGGCAGACAAGGCACGGCTGTTCGAACCCTACTTCTCGACCAAGAAATCGGGAACCGGACTCGGACTGGCCATTGTCGCCACCATCATCTCGGACCATAATGGCTACATCCGGGTCAAGGACAACACGCCGCGTGGCACCCGGTTCGTCGTCGAACTGCCGGTGAGCGAAAAACAGCCCGCGGCCTGA
- the lpxC gene encoding UDP-3-O-acyl-N-acetylglucosamine deacetylase, with protein sequence MIFQATIAKPVTITGIGLHSGRDITMTLRPADAGTGIIFHRTEGERTVAIEARACNVVDTRLATVIGKQGLSVSTIEHLMAALTAFGIDNLHIDIDGPEVPIMDGSAAPLIDLLTEAGLQRLHRSRKYLAIRKPITLVEGEKRVSLIPSRFFRISFDIAFDHPCIGLQSRSIKFSPELFRRDIAPARTFGFLHEVEYLKANGLARGGSLENAVVIGKDGILNDEGLRFSDEFVRHKILDAIGDFSLLGYPLLGHIKAFKAGHDINHKAVTRVLESPDHWQIVEFSEKDLLEALEQAPAAYQEELVFSKA encoded by the coding sequence ATGATTTTTCAGGCCACCATTGCCAAGCCCGTCACCATCACCGGAATCGGACTCCATTCCGGTCGCGACATAACCATGACTCTGCGTCCGGCCGATGCCGGAACCGGAATCATCTTTCACCGCACCGAAGGGGAGCGTACCGTCGCCATTGAGGCCAGGGCCTGCAACGTGGTCGACACCCGGCTCGCCACCGTCATCGGCAAGCAGGGGCTGAGCGTTTCTACCATCGAACACCTGATGGCGGCCCTGACCGCCTTCGGCATCGACAACCTGCACATCGACATCGACGGCCCGGAAGTTCCGATCATGGACGGCAGCGCCGCCCCGCTGATCGACCTTCTGACCGAGGCCGGACTTCAGCGGCTGCACCGCAGCCGCAAGTACCTGGCCATCCGCAAGCCGATCACCCTGGTCGAAGGGGAAAAACGGGTCAGCCTGATTCCGTCCCGTTTCTTCCGCATCAGCTTCGATATCGCCTTCGACCATCCCTGCATCGGCCTGCAGTCCCGATCGATCAAGTTTTCACCGGAACTCTTCCGTCGCGACATCGCCCCGGCCCGCACCTTCGGCTTTCTGCACGAGGTCGAGTACCTCAAGGCCAACGGCCTGGCGCGCGGCGGCTCGCTGGAAAACGCCGTGGTCATTGGCAAGGACGGCATCCTCAACGACGAAGGACTCCGCTTCAGCGACGAGTTCGTGCGCCACAAGATTCTCGACGCCATCGGCGACTTCAGCCTGCTCGGCTACCCGCTGCTCGGCCACATCAAGGCTTTCAAGGCCGGCCACGACATCAATCACAAGGCGGTCACACGGGTGCTCGAATCACCCGACCACTGGCAGATCGTCGAGTTCTCCGAAAAGGACCTGCTCGAAGCGCTGGAGCAGGCCCCGGCCGCCTACCAGGAAGAACTGGTCTTCTCCAAGGCCTGA
- a CDS encoding sigma-54-dependent transcriptional regulator, with protein MRTILVVDDEASIRESLEGILQDEGYNPIFAETGEEALAMLGRELPDLVMLDIWMPGMDGLATLRRIKEIHPGLTVIMMSGHGTIETAVKATKMGAFDFIEKPLSLEKVLLSIQNGLKVVDLAEENRNLRRQLGKDYEIIGTSQPIVQLKQQIAVAAPTSGWVLITGENGTGKELVARAIHENSRRKDRPFVEVNCAAIPEELIESELFGHEKGAFTGATAARKGKFDQANGGTLFLDEIGDMSLKTQAKILRILQEHKFERVGGNRTIEVNVRVIAATNKNLEQEIAAGNFREDLYYRLNVLPFHVPPLRERLVDIPLLAEHFLRHFCSKESRKIKRLDNEALKAMMRYGWPGNVRELKNIIERLVIMVPDEIITCDHLPDVITRGRENGKTRGALSGLQLEGASFREAREEFEREYLLRKLEENDWNISRTAEAIDMERSNLHRKIKAYGIELKK; from the coding sequence ATGCGTACGATACTTGTTGTCGATGACGAAGCCAGCATTCGTGAAAGCCTCGAAGGCATTCTGCAGGACGAGGGCTACAACCCCATCTTCGCCGAAACCGGGGAGGAGGCCCTCGCCATGCTGGGTCGCGAGCTGCCCGACCTGGTTATGCTCGACATCTGGATGCCGGGGATGGACGGGCTGGCAACCCTGCGCCGAATCAAGGAGATACATCCGGGGCTGACCGTCATCATGATGAGCGGCCACGGCACCATCGAAACCGCCGTCAAGGCGACCAAGATGGGGGCCTTCGACTTCATCGAAAAGCCCCTGTCACTGGAGAAGGTGCTGCTGTCAATCCAGAACGGCCTGAAGGTGGTCGACCTGGCGGAAGAGAACCGCAACCTCAGGCGGCAACTGGGCAAGGACTACGAAATCATCGGCACCAGCCAACCCATCGTGCAGCTGAAACAGCAGATCGCGGTGGCGGCGCCGACCTCGGGCTGGGTGCTGATCACCGGAGAAAACGGCACCGGCAAGGAACTGGTTGCCCGGGCCATCCACGAAAACTCCAGACGCAAGGACCGTCCCTTCGTCGAAGTCAACTGCGCCGCCATCCCCGAAGAGCTGATCGAATCAGAGCTGTTCGGCCACGAAAAGGGCGCCTTTACCGGCGCCACCGCCGCCCGCAAGGGCAAGTTCGACCAGGCAAACGGCGGCACCCTGTTTCTCGACGAGATCGGCGACATGAGCCTGAAGACCCAGGCCAAGATCCTGCGCATCCTGCAGGAGCACAAGTTCGAACGGGTTGGCGGCAACCGCACCATCGAGGTCAATGTCCGGGTCATCGCCGCCACCAACAAGAACCTGGAGCAGGAGATTGCGGCCGGCAATTTCCGCGAAGACCTCTACTACCGGCTCAACGTCCTGCCCTTTCACGTTCCGCCCCTGCGCGAGCGGCTGGTGGACATCCCGCTACTGGCGGAACACTTTCTGCGCCACTTCTGCAGCAAGGAAAGCCGGAAAATCAAGCGACTCGACAACGAGGCCCTCAAGGCGATGATGCGCTACGGCTGGCCGGGCAACGTCCGCGAGCTGAAAAACATCATCGAACGGCTGGTGATCATGGTGCCGGACGAGATCATCACCTGCGACCACCTTCCCGATGTCATCACCCGCGGCCGCGAAAACGGCAAGACGCGGGGCGCCCTGTCCGGGCTGCAGCTCGAAGGGGCCAGCTTCCGCGAAGCGCGCGAGGAATTCGAACGCGAATACCTGCTGCGCAAGCTGGAAGAGAACGACTGGAACATCTCCCGCACCGCCGAGGCCATCGACATGGAACGATCCAACCTGCACCGCAAGATCA